From Methanosarcina lacustris Z-7289, one genomic window encodes:
- a CDS encoding DUF7286 family protein, with protein sequence MAGKQSIKCSKSSWFFQDTRAYIPYAVIGIFIVLAATFTSVYLMKMDSEVAETIYTTEKNDPRQTAISLVASDLARCLNYAGTEALEWQGEHPVILPAGAPVERFSEDNFMVIPQNQNLEKGDKLQISINLPSDVWGKVESLWKNRDVVLIVNDSAGQELKRVNYGQATGFLQKVSFDEYLEVPETAESGYASIELYYGDELKASDWFRIEASPIKDIAAEAFNRLLSANYQGNSHTFMEYAINVEPDIEPEQIRVRKVNGTLQREISSADKNYTIYYIFEIPLLNYTLVDLESGETLNMSMNLSTLITSREPLLEELVREYETALGTSSSLDSTSNIVLGATNLRTFIYGPWQHYAHGPLNILTNPALASSVNGATLYTQKKVFDSVDPLALTYTTYYNGKVLYEDVRASSSAKPSPSLFNSTCLNSSGTFYETDEDVNLTTTYASLAENRSFSLDVEGGIEESLAEVNTSYDELSEYSEITVSASDYTEGVLDGWVFNDHEWEEENPDLIHDVADSVYTAPVQGQIRRDGLNSPDPLASTITENFDLSSVSYSGHTVSWDSDYLASGTHAGSLVPSYSWSNPVTNSYSETMDPEIDPPRGSLVSWSVSGASVSLLSSNINELKVAPHYTYTGNDRLTVENRSEGYLSQEDHIFDWGIRYDISYKITTTWRIGYSYDYTYKWKTFEGYRDPVNKTGPIYETHTATSSGSDSKTTGKTDPESLFHTETESENLTIIYHQRPPTGGYTGISTYTDPTEREYMETTLYTAGAERFDPCCSDAADKYRDAYVNLRTLESAFWTYPDGMYLAQRAVNCDIPPWLHRVMGEEVLAMLDAVESDNPTFSYSLLDSPGQDPTDLQVETAEKLIFDLEANREAYVNKEQHLTSSGDMYTSSDSARYIARNEAYNRLLDDIEQKNKKLDSDLNSYILDALEEKGLSTGAFDSVTSGPMTLFDNPAIDMAASALGQEMGIISTMKVTGQPESKYNWTENLTLIVDQKPNYLYHDPDFDLRGEYKLTDSRGRVIYPLGVRNTCIFTTNISEEIADAISSSGEYVKTETSRQISQSISTLNTEVFLMEQNLSEQGVSLDTAHLNTEVYNLKLVYAREMRLQITEEVAAEVSSNHVVSGWIEEDRVRAVTISYLNSLSDEEIIEKSTTGQLATELAAAVITEIRNSNPPVEPDELEATLNRVDTDVRIGVADGICSVTESKGEALDILFGKIDGELKNMANETVDRYSGEIADKVTKRLDRTMAAVPCGLPVLPPHWIFTVNVWTYEVIGKYEEFTVIDNDNEVIPQPYFGHKGQKYVREYSEIYDPIKTDEFGYNVKLGENKIINFKLNGYATSIVGPGPRGVGDKSCGHTEESVAYGELFAEYGA encoded by the coding sequence ATGGCTGGGAAACAATCTATTAAATGTTCTAAAAGTTCCTGGTTTTTTCAGGATACCAGAGCCTATATTCCATATGCCGTAATCGGTATTTTCATTGTCCTTGCTGCAACCTTTACCTCGGTCTACCTGATGAAAATGGACAGCGAGGTTGCTGAAACAATCTATACTACAGAGAAAAACGATCCCAGGCAGACTGCTATATCCCTTGTGGCATCTGACCTTGCCCGCTGCCTGAACTATGCCGGGACAGAAGCTCTGGAATGGCAGGGAGAACACCCTGTGATCCTGCCTGCGGGTGCTCCGGTTGAAAGGTTTTCTGAAGATAATTTTATGGTAATTCCGCAAAACCAGAACCTTGAGAAGGGAGATAAACTTCAAATTTCCATAAACCTGCCCTCAGACGTCTGGGGTAAAGTTGAATCGCTATGGAAAAACAGGGACGTTGTCCTGATCGTAAATGACTCTGCAGGACAGGAACTCAAACGTGTGAACTATGGGCAGGCTACCGGTTTTCTTCAAAAAGTTTCCTTTGACGAATATCTGGAAGTTCCGGAAACTGCAGAATCAGGATATGCATCCATTGAACTCTACTATGGAGATGAACTCAAAGCCTCAGACTGGTTCCGGATTGAAGCAAGCCCCATAAAAGATATTGCGGCAGAGGCTTTTAACCGGTTGCTGTCGGCAAACTACCAGGGCAACAGCCACACCTTCATGGAATATGCCATTAATGTAGAACCTGACATAGAACCCGAGCAGATCAGGGTAAGGAAAGTTAATGGGACCCTGCAGCGGGAAATTTCCTCCGCTGACAAAAACTACACGATTTACTATATCTTCGAAATCCCTCTTTTGAATTACACCCTTGTGGACCTTGAATCCGGAGAAACGCTCAACATGAGCATGAACCTCTCCACCCTTATCACTTCAAGAGAACCCCTGCTCGAAGAACTTGTCAGGGAATATGAAACCGCACTCGGGACATCCTCAAGCCTGGACTCAACTTCAAATATCGTGCTCGGGGCAACAAACCTGAGGACTTTTATTTACGGCCCCTGGCAGCACTATGCACATGGACCTCTTAATATTCTGACAAATCCTGCCCTTGCAAGCTCGGTTAACGGAGCCACGCTCTATACCCAGAAAAAAGTTTTTGACTCGGTTGACCCCCTGGCTCTTACATACACCACTTACTACAACGGAAAGGTCCTGTATGAAGATGTCCGCGCTTCCAGCAGTGCAAAACCCAGCCCTAGCCTGTTTAACTCAACCTGTTTGAATTCTTCAGGAACCTTCTATGAAACGGATGAGGACGTAAACCTTACAACTACCTACGCTTCCCTTGCAGAAAACAGGTCTTTTTCCCTGGATGTTGAGGGGGGTATAGAGGAATCCCTTGCGGAAGTAAACACTTCCTATGACGAGCTTTCCGAATATTCAGAAATAACAGTCTCAGCCTCGGACTACACCGAAGGAGTCCTCGACGGCTGGGTCTTCAATGACCATGAGTGGGAAGAAGAAAACCCTGATCTTATCCATGATGTTGCAGACAGTGTTTACACGGCTCCGGTTCAGGGGCAGATCCGGAGGGACGGCCTCAATTCTCCTGATCCACTGGCTTCAACAATTACAGAAAATTTTGATCTGAGTTCGGTTTCATATAGCGGGCACACTGTCAGCTGGGACTCTGATTATCTTGCATCGGGTACGCATGCAGGGTCACTTGTGCCCTCTTACTCCTGGAGTAACCCTGTTACAAACTCCTATTCTGAGACTATGGATCCTGAAATAGATCCTCCAAGAGGGAGTCTGGTCAGCTGGTCGGTTTCAGGGGCGTCAGTCAGCCTGCTTTCCTCAAATATAAACGAGTTAAAGGTTGCTCCCCACTACACTTACACGGGCAACGACAGGCTTACGGTTGAAAACAGAAGTGAAGGCTACCTGAGCCAGGAAGACCATATCTTTGATTGGGGAATCAGGTACGATATCTCCTACAAAATTACCACAACATGGAGAATCGGCTATAGTTACGACTATACTTATAAATGGAAAACCTTCGAAGGCTATAGAGATCCCGTAAACAAAACAGGTCCTATTTACGAAACACATACTGCAACATCCAGTGGTTCTGACTCTAAGACCACAGGCAAAACAGACCCTGAATCCCTTTTCCACACCGAAACCGAATCCGAAAACCTGACAATTATCTACCATCAGCGCCCTCCCACAGGCGGATACACGGGAATATCAACCTATACCGACCCGACAGAAAGGGAATACATGGAAACGACCCTGTATACTGCCGGCGCAGAGAGGTTTGACCCTTGCTGTTCCGACGCCGCAGACAAATACAGGGATGCTTATGTGAATCTCAGGACGCTAGAAAGCGCTTTCTGGACTTACCCTGACGGGATGTATCTCGCACAGCGGGCGGTCAACTGCGATATCCCACCCTGGCTGCACAGGGTGATGGGGGAAGAGGTGCTGGCAATGCTTGATGCTGTTGAAAGTGACAACCCCACCTTCAGCTACTCTCTTCTTGACTCTCCTGGCCAGGACCCGACAGATCTTCAGGTGGAAACTGCCGAAAAACTAATTTTTGACCTCGAAGCAAACCGGGAAGCCTACGTAAATAAAGAGCAGCACCTCACCTCTTCCGGAGATATGTACACATCCAGCGATTCTGCCCGCTACATTGCAAGAAACGAAGCCTACAACAGGTTGCTGGACGACATCGAGCAGAAAAACAAAAAACTGGACTCTGACCTTAACTCCTACATCCTCGATGCCCTTGAGGAAAAAGGCCTCAGTACCGGCGCGTTTGACAGCGTAACCTCAGGTCCCATGACCCTTTTCGATAACCCTGCAATTGATATGGCTGCCTCTGCCCTCGGGCAGGAAATGGGCATAATCTCCACAATGAAAGTCACAGGCCAGCCCGAAAGCAAATACAACTGGACCGAAAACCTGACCCTCATCGTTGACCAGAAACCGAACTACCTCTACCACGACCCGGATTTCGACCTCAGGGGAGAATATAAACTGACAGATTCAAGGGGTAGGGTCATTTATCCTCTGGGTGTTCGCAACACCTGCATTTTCACAACCAACATATCTGAAGAAATTGCAGACGCCATATCCTCAAGCGGCGAATACGTAAAAACTGAAACCTCCCGGCAGATCAGTCAGAGTATTTCCACCCTGAACACAGAAGTCTTCCTGATGGAGCAGAACCTCAGTGAACAGGGAGTTTCCCTGGACACAGCCCACCTTAACACGGAAGTCTATAACCTGAAACTGGTCTATGCCAGGGAAATGAGGCTTCAGATTACTGAAGAGGTAGCTGCTGAAGTAAGTTCAAATCATGTTGTTTCTGGCTGGATCGAGGAAGACCGCGTCCGTGCAGTCACAATCAGTTACCTTAACAGCCTCTCCGATGAAGAAATTATTGAAAAATCTACCACAGGCCAGCTCGCAACTGAACTTGCCGCTGCCGTAATAACTGAAATCAGAAACTCAAACCCTCCGGTAGAACCCGATGAACTTGAAGCTACTTTGAACAGGGTCGATACGGACGTTAGAATCGGGGTTGCAGATGGCATCTGTTCAGTTACGGAAAGCAAAGGCGAGGCTCTTGATATTCTTTTTGGAAAAATTGACGGTGAGCTGAAAAATATGGCAAACGAGACCGTGGATAGGTATTCTGGGGAGATCGCAGACAAGGTCACAAAAAGGCTGGACAGGACGATGGCAGCTGTTCCTTGCGGGCTGCCTGTATTGCCGCCGCACTGGATTTTTACGGTTAATGTTTGGACGTATGAGGTAATTGGAAAATATGAAGAATTTACTGTTATTGATAATGATAATGAAGTGATTCCTCAGCCTTATTTTGGACATAAAGGTCAGAAATATGTGAGAGAATACTCAGAAATTTATGACCCGATAAAAACTGATGAATTTGGTTACAATGTAAAGTTAGGAGAGAACAAAATAATTAATTTCAAGTTAAATGGGTATGCAACTTCCATAGTCGGTCCCGGACCACGGGGAGTTGGAGACAAGAGTTGTGGACATACTGAAGAATCAGTTGCTTATGGAGAGCTCTTCGCAGAATATGGTGCGTAA
- a CDS encoding sarcinarray family MAST domain-containing protein: MKIKHLILVSILILTVNLAAASNPYGEIYTYDVYYNDKLLPGTEVAKPLLKIGEPFNIKVNITVYQEYKVSGQISEIGSGDFEVIEGPSEMNRYSSANLKPNESHVFEWTIKPTEGWAGGSLPIDFHYALLEKGNPDPILNSGFTVAYPHISNEYYEGEIPTSEDHPVSETEPSSKSASTPAFSLVTAISALVLVFLRFSRQ, translated from the coding sequence ATGAAAATAAAACATCTGATCTTAGTGTCAATATTAATATTGACTGTTAATTTAGCAGCTGCCTCCAATCCTTATGGGGAAATTTATACTTACGATGTATATTATAACGATAAGCTTCTTCCAGGTACGGAAGTTGCAAAACCTCTTTTAAAGATTGGGGAGCCTTTTAACATAAAAGTAAACATTACAGTCTATCAAGAATATAAGGTGTCTGGGCAAATATCAGAAATCGGAAGTGGCGATTTTGAAGTGATTGAGGGTCCTTCCGAAATGAATAGATATTCTAGTGCCAATCTAAAACCAAATGAATCTCATGTTTTTGAATGGACTATTAAACCAACTGAAGGTTGGGCAGGTGGCTCACTTCCAATCGATTTTCATTATGCTCTTCTTGAAAAAGGAAACCCAGATCCGATTCTGAATAGTGGTTTCACCGTTGCCTATCCTCACATCTCTAACGAATACTACGAAGGCGAAATTCCCACTTCTGAGGATCATCCAGTTTCAGAAACCGAGCCTTCCTCAAAATCCGCATCCACGCCAGCTTTCAGTTTAGTAACCGCCATTTCGGCACTTGTACTTGTATTCCTTAGATTCTCCCGCCAGTAA
- a CDS encoding sarcinarray family MAST domain-containing protein, which translates to MKLKILVIGTIFILLTNIASASSPYGSIDVYYNDKLLPGKEIAKPVLKIGEPFKVRFDFTVNQKCYVSVKLSELGKNDFVIIDGPTSKMEEYYGKIMEENSTEVFEWMVKPTENWAGGSIPIDFVYQVNELGAGGKILVQGEFTAAYCTISKEYYKGEIPTSEEHPVSGTEPSSKSASTPAFSLVTAISALVLVFLRFSRQ; encoded by the coding sequence ATGAAACTCAAAATTCTTGTAATTGGAACCATATTTATTTTGTTAACTAATATTGCTTCAGCAAGTTCTCCATACGGTTCCATCGATGTATATTACAATGACAAACTCTTGCCTGGAAAAGAGATCGCAAAGCCTGTTTTAAAAATTGGAGAACCGTTTAAGGTTAGGTTTGACTTCACTGTGAATCAAAAGTGTTACGTTTCTGTTAAACTAAGTGAACTTGGAAAAAATGACTTTGTTATAATCGATGGACCAACCTCAAAAATGGAAGAATATTATGGAAAAATTATGGAAGAGAACTCAACAGAGGTTTTTGAATGGATGGTAAAGCCAACTGAAAATTGGGCGGGTGGAAGTATACCCATCGACTTCGTTTATCAAGTAAATGAGTTAGGTGCGGGTGGGAAAATATTGGTACAGGGGGAATTTACCGCCGCTTACTGTACCATCTCAAAAGAATACTACAAAGGTGAAATTCCCACTTCTGAGGAACATCCAGTTTCAGGAACCGAACCTTCCTCAAAATCCGCATCCACGCCAGCTTTCAGTTTAGTAACTGCCATTTCGGCACTTGTACTTGTATTTCTCAGATTCTCCCGCCAGTAA
- a CDS encoding sarcinarray family MAST domain-containing protein: protein MNRVDTDVRISLSKGICAVTASKWKALDILFGVIDGELKDMANKVVNVQHGEFKIRLVDISKNQLAMAISSKSMVCKMKAKYLIIVLILISTINLATAYNPYGNIYTYDVYYDDKLLPGIEVAKPILKIGEPFQIRIDFTTYQKCYVSAMISEIGNGNFIVVDGPTKKTNVYCGKIFEENSTEIFEWTVKPTENWAGGSLPIDFYYQVDELGAGGKTLANGGFTVAYPYISNEHYEGEIPISEEQPVSETEPSSKSTSTPAFSLVTAISAFVLVFLRFSRQ from the coding sequence TTGAACAGGGTCGACACAGACGTTAGAATCAGCCTTTCAAAAGGAATCTGTGCAGTTACAGCAAGTAAATGGAAGGCTTTAGATATTCTTTTTGGGGTAATTGACGGTGAATTGAAAGATATGGCAAATAAGGTGGTGAATGTGCAACATGGAGAATTTAAGATAAGGCTTGTGGACATATCGAAAAATCAATTGGCTATGGCAATTTCCTCGAAGAGTATGGTGTGTAAAATGAAAGCAAAATATCTGATCATAGTATTAATATTAATATCGACCATAAATTTGGCAACTGCATATAATCCTTATGGGAATATTTATACTTACGATGTATATTACGATGATAAGCTTCTTCCAGGTATAGAAGTGGCAAAACCAATACTAAAAATTGGTGAACCATTTCAGATAAGAATCGATTTTACAACATATCAAAAATGTTATGTGTCGGCTATGATCTCCGAGATAGGGAATGGGAATTTTATCGTTGTAGATGGGCCTACAAAAAAGACTAATGTTTATTGTGGCAAAATTTTTGAAGAGAACTCTACTGAAATATTTGAATGGACTGTAAAGCCAACCGAAAACTGGGCAGGTGGAAGCTTACCTATTGATTTTTACTATCAAGTTGATGAGTTGGGTGCTGGTGGTAAAACATTAGCAAATGGTGGTTTCACAGTCGCTTATCCCTATATTTCCAACGAACATTACGAAGGTGAAATTCCCATTTCTGAGGAGCAACCAGTTTCAGAAACCGAGCCTTCCTCAAAATCCACATCCACGCCAGCTTTCAGTTTAGTAACCGCCATTTCGGCATTTGTACTTGTATTCCTCAGATTCTCCCGCCAGTAA
- a CDS encoding sarcinarray family MAST domain-containing protein translates to MKQLWTVIIIGIFFFPSIATASSPYGKMDVYYNEKLLSGEEVAKPVLKIGEPFNIKIVMTLNQTSRLFIEVDSIGSEFPYEVIEGPSKFSEKKHFESLDPGVYTFEWILRANEGWEGWSMPVNFWYQIHEEGEDEPAVKGEFTVAYCTISNEHYEGEIPTSENHPVSETEPSSTSASTPAFTLLGAISVLALAFALFRR, encoded by the coding sequence ATGAAACAGTTATGGACTGTAATTATTATTGGAATCTTTTTTTTCCCAAGTATAGCTACAGCAAGTAGCCCTTATGGTAAAATGGACGTTTATTATAATGAAAAACTGTTATCAGGAGAAGAGGTCGCAAAACCAGTTTTGAAGATTGGTGAACCTTTCAATATCAAAATTGTGATGACTTTAAATCAAACGTCAAGATTATTCATTGAAGTAGATAGTATCGGGTCTGAATTCCCTTATGAAGTCATCGAGGGACCTTCTAAATTTAGTGAGAAAAAACATTTTGAATCGTTAGATCCAGGCGTATATACGTTTGAGTGGATTTTGAGGGCAAATGAAGGATGGGAAGGCTGGTCTATGCCCGTGAACTTTTGGTATCAAATACATGAGGAAGGTGAAGATGAACCTGCTGTAAAAGGAGAATTCACCGTCGCCTACTGTACCATCTCAAACGAACATTACGAAGGTGAAATTCCCACTTCTGAAAACCATCCAGTTTCGGAAACCGAACCTTCTTCCACATCCGCATCCACGCCAGCCTTTACACTCCTTGGCGCGATTTCAGTTCTTGCATTGGCTTTTGCCCTGTTCCGCAGGTGA
- a CDS encoding rubrerythrin family protein — translation MKKMTEQHLINAFGGESQAHMRYLHFGNQAEKEKYTNVARLFRAISHAEYVHAGDHYKALKHLNGGFVANSMAAFGPGDTLRNLQLAIDGETFEIEEMYPVYIEVAKFQEEKIAQRSFEWSYATEKLHKQLFEKAFDAVNAGKDVDLGPVHVCEVCGYTLEGEAPDRCPVCGAVKEKFTAFR, via the coding sequence ATGAAAAAAATGACAGAACAACATCTGATCAATGCATTTGGTGGGGAAAGCCAGGCACACATGAGATACTTGCACTTTGGAAACCAGGCTGAAAAAGAAAAATACACAAACGTAGCCCGCTTATTCCGTGCAATCTCTCATGCTGAATATGTACATGCAGGCGACCATTACAAAGCATTGAAACACCTCAACGGGGGCTTTGTCGCAAACAGCATGGCAGCTTTTGGCCCCGGAGATACCCTGAGAAACCTTCAACTGGCAATTGACGGCGAGACATTTGAAATTGAGGAAATGTATCCCGTATACATAGAAGTAGCAAAATTCCAGGAAGAAAAGATCGCACAGAGAAGTTTCGAATGGTCGTATGCCACTGAGAAACTGCACAAACAGCTCTTTGAAAAAGCATTCGATGCGGTAAATGCAGGAAAAGATGTTGACCTCGGACCTGTCCACGTCTGTGAGGTCTGCGGATATACTCTCGAAGGAGAAGCACCAGATAGATGTCCAGTATGCGGTGCAGTAAAAGAGAAGTTTACAGCTTTTAGATAA
- the mcrC gene encoding 5-methylcytosine-specific restriction endonuclease system specificity protein McrC, translated as MQIPIQNIYYLLCYAWDKLDESDIVDVKAISTTELINLFAKILINGTAYLLKHGLDRYYVENEHIVNGIKGKLNLSASIKQNTLPSNKTICLYDEFDYNILHNQILKTTISKLLKVKNLDNDLKNELHRLFIKLPLISEIQIRNSHFKQIRLHRNNCKYGFVLKVCQIINENLFIDESSGSYQFKDFLQEEKAMARLFESFVRNFYKIEQSVFSVKREDIKWNFVTENEIDLRMLPKMSTDISLISSSRKIIIDTKFYKEALETRFTHEKINSSNLYQLFSYLKNQESDLEITKACEGVLLYPSVGNDFKFSYRFQNHRIKIASINLNQDWFYIKKDLLEIISEEI; from the coding sequence ATGCAAATTCCAATTCAGAACATATATTATCTTCTGTGCTATGCCTGGGACAAGCTTGACGAAAGCGATATTGTTGACGTCAAAGCTATAAGTACCACAGAGCTTATTAATTTATTTGCCAAAATTCTGATAAATGGTACAGCCTACTTATTAAAACATGGGTTAGACCGTTATTATGTTGAAAATGAGCACATTGTAAACGGGATAAAAGGAAAATTAAATCTTTCTGCTTCTATTAAACAAAACACTCTTCCTTCAAATAAAACAATTTGCCTATATGATGAATTCGATTACAACATATTACATAATCAAATTTTAAAAACAACAATATCTAAACTTTTAAAAGTAAAAAACCTTGATAATGACTTAAAAAATGAATTACATAGGCTTTTTATAAAACTACCTCTAATTTCAGAAATTCAAATTCGAAATTCTCATTTTAAACAAATTAGATTGCACAGGAATAACTGCAAATATGGTTTTGTTTTAAAAGTATGCCAAATAATCAACGAGAATCTGTTTATTGATGAATCATCGGGTAGTTACCAATTCAAAGATTTCTTACAAGAAGAAAAAGCAATGGCGAGGTTATTTGAATCATTTGTAAGAAACTTTTATAAAATCGAGCAGTCAGTATTTTCAGTAAAAAGGGAAGATATAAAATGGAATTTTGTAACCGAAAATGAAATAGATTTGCGAATGTTACCTAAGATGTCGACTGATATATCACTCATTTCTTCATCACGTAAAATAATAATTGACACAAAATTCTATAAAGAAGCCCTGGAGACTAGATTTACTCACGAAAAAATTAATTCAAGTAATTTATACCAGTTGTTTTCATACTTAAAAAATCAGGAGTCTGATCTAGAAATCACGAAAGCATGTGAAGGTGTATTACTATATCCCTCAGTTGGAAACGATTTTAAGTTCTCTTATAGATTTCAAAATCACAGGATTAAGATCGCGTCAATAAATCTAAATCAAGATTGGTTTTATATAAAAAAGGATTTATTAGAGATAATATCTGAAGAGATATGA